TTGCTGGAGCTGGTGATGGGACTCGAACCCGCAACCTGCTGATTACAAATCAGCTGCTCTGCCAGTTGAGCTACGCCAGCGGCAACACAGCTTATTAGCGATTTTCAAATTGCTTTGCAAGCAAAATTTTCGCTTTGGCTCAAATTTTTTCAAATCATAGTGAGCCGTGCTGCTTTTTATCGTTTTTCGCGCCTTTGCGCGGAAACGATTTGGCCTTATAGCCCTTTCCTCGCCAATGTGCAACGGTTTAATTGGGCAATATCCCGTTTATTTTCAATTTTTTTGAAAATTCCCGTGGCAGCCAGCATTTCGTGCACGGCATCCGCCTGGTTTGCGCCGTGTTCCAGCAAAACCCAACCGCCATTTTGCAGTGCAAGCGAGGCGGCATCCACAGCAGCTTTAAGGTGGAGCAGGCCGTTGTTTTCAGAGAACAGGGCGCTGTGCGGCTCGTTGCCCAGCACTTCATCCATAACCATGTGCCGCTCGGCCTCAGCTATATATGGAGGGTTGCCCACAAGCAGGCGCAAGGATTCCGGCTTGAGCGGCGGGGTGCACATGTCAGCCCGCAGCGCCGTAATCCTGTTGCCCACACCATGCCGCTCCGCATTTTGCGCGGCAACGGCAATGGCATTGGGGCAGATATCCAGCAGAATACCCTTCCAGCCAGGGCGCTCCGCCGCCAGGGTGATGCCGATGCAGCCTGTGCCGGTGCCCAGATCTGCAAAGCTGAGGCGCTCTTCCGGCAGCAGCTCCAGAGCATTATCCACTATGAGTTCCGTTTCTGGTCTGGGAATGAGGGTGTGCTGCGTAACCGCAAAGTCGCGGCCATAAAATTCCTTGCGCCCGATGATCTGGGCCAGAGGTTGCCCTGTGGCACGGCGGGCGACCAGCGCTAGAAAATCATTCTCTTCTCTGGCCGTCAGCTCCCGCCCTGCCTCCAGAATGCAAAACAGGCGGGCCGAGCCGGATGGATCTCCCTTGAGCGTTTCGCGCGCCAGCACTTCTGCACAAAGGCGGGGGCTGTCCACCCCCGCCTTTGTCAATTGTTCTGTCGCTTCATCTATATATTGCTTGAGGCGCACGAATGTCAGGCTCCGGCTTCTGCGGGGCGCTTGGGCTTTCTGGCTCCAGCGGTTTTACCTGCTTTCGTGCCTTTGGCAGCAACGCCCGTGGATTCTTCCATCTTGCTTTTGCCGCCCTTGCCCGTTGTGGAGCTGCCGCGTCCGCCCTTGGTTTCAAACACGATGGGCAGCAGTTCGTCATAATGGTGCACAGGGTGCACGATGATGCGCTTGAGCAGCTCCTTGGGCACATCCTCGAGGTCTTTGACGTTCTGGTGCGGGATGACCACATGTTTGAGGCCGCGCGTCACGCCCGCCAGGATTTTCTCCTTGATGCCGCCCACAGGCAGCACCCGGCCTTGCAGGGTGATCTCGCCGGTCATGCAAAGGTCTGCACGCACACGCCGTCCGCTCAGGGCGGAGATGAGGGCCGTGGTCAGCGTAACGCCTGCCGAGGGGCCATCCTTGGGCGTTGCGCCCGCAGGCACGTGCACGTGCAGGTCGTATTGCGACACAAAACCGGGGTCAACGCCAAGCTCTTCCGCACGGCTGCGGATGTAGCTCAAGGCCGCCTGGGCGCTTTCCTTCATCACATCGCCAAGCTGTCCGGTGAGGGTGAGGCCGCCCTTGCCCTTCATGACGGTGGCTTCAACAGTCAGCACTTCGCCGCCAGCGGGCGTCCAGGCCAGGCCCAGAGCCATGCCGGGCATGAGCTTCTTTTCCTTTTCGTCTTCAATAAAGCGGGGCGCGCCCAGCAGCTTTTCCACATCGGCCACGTCGACCATAAAGGGCGGTTTTTTGCCCTCGGCCTTACGGCGGGCCAGTTTGCGGCAAATGGAGGAAAGCTCGCGTTCAAGGTTGCGCAGCCCGGCCTCGCGTGTGTATTCGCGGATGATCTTTTCCAGGGCTTCTTCCGTCAGTTCCACGTCCTTGGGGGCAAGGCCGTTGTCTTCCACCTTCTTGGGCAGCAGATGCTTGCGGGCGATCTGGGCTTTTTCCTGCAAGGTGTAACCGGGCAGAGAAATGACTTCCATACGGTCCCGCAGGGCAGCCGGGATGGTTTCCAGATGGTTGGCCGTGCAGAGGAACATAACCTTTGAAAGATCAAAGGGCACGTTCAGATAGTGGTCGCTGAAGGTGTAGTTCTGTTCCGGATCAAGCACTTCCAGCAGGGCGGACGAAGGATCGCCCCTGAAATCCGCGCCAAGCTTGTCCACTTCGTCCAGCACAATAACGGGGTTGCGCGTTCCGGCCTGCTTGAGGGCCTGAATGATGCGCCCCGGCATGGCGCCGATGTAGGTGCGCCGATGCCCGCGGATTTCCGCCTCATCGTGCATGCCGCCCAGCGAAAGCCGCTGGAATTTGCGGCCCAGCGCCCGTGCAATGGAGCGCCCGAGCGAGGTTTTGCCCACGCCGGGAGGGCCCGCGAAGCAGAGGATCGGCCCCTTGGACTGCGGATTGAGCTTGCGCACGCTCAGGAATTCAAGGATGCGGTCCTTGATTTTGTCGAGGCCGCAGTGATCTTCATCAAGAATTTCTTTGGCATGGACAATATCCAGCCTGTCGCGCGAAAGCTTTTTCCACGGCAGTTCCACCAGCCAGTCAAGGTAGGTGCGCACCACGTTGGCCTCGGAAGAATCGGCGTGCATGCCCGAAAGGCGGCGCAACTGCTTGTCGGCTTCCTTGCGCACGTCCTTGGGCAGGCCTGCTTTTTCAAGGGCCTGCTTGAGGTTTTCAAGGTCTTCCTCGCCGTCTTCGTCCTTGTCGCCAAGTTCGGTGCGGATAGCCTTGAGCTGCTCCCGCAGAAAGTAATCCTTCTGCGCCTTGTCCATGCCCTCGCGGGCCGAGCTCTGGATGCGCGCCTGCACGGTGGCGACTTCAACCTCGCGCTGCAACTGGGTGTTGACCAGCATGAGGCGGTCAATGGGATTCTCCGCCTCGAGAATGCGCTGTGCATCGGCGGTTTTCATGCGCATGTTGGCGGCGATGAGGTCGGCCAGGCGGCCCGGATCGTCCACGCCCTGCAAGACTGCAAGCACATCTGGCGAGGAAAGACCGCGCAGGGTCAGCACCTTTTCGCTCTGCTCGCGCACGGAGCGCAACAGGGCCTCCACCGTGGCGTCCACCACAGGGATCTGCTCGGGCAGGGTTTCAATGCGCGCTTCAAGGAAGGGTTCCACCTGACGGTAGCCCGTAACCCGTGCGCGGCTCACGCCCTGTACAAGGATTTTCACCCGCGAATCGGGCATCTTGAGCATGCGCATGACCTGCACCACCGTGCCGACCTCGTAGAGGTCTTCCGGCTTGGGGTCTTCGGTGGTTTCTTCTTTTTGCGCGCACACAAGCAGGTGCCGTCCGTTCTTCAGGGCTGCGTCCACGGCCTGCACTGATTTGTCGCGCCCGATAAAGAGCGGCAGGATCATATAGTTGAAGATAACCACGTCTCTGACCGGCAACACGGGCAGCGTGTCGGGAATGCTCTGCGCCGCCGTATTGAGACTGCCCTCGTGATCCAGCGTCT
The sequence above is a segment of the Desulfovibrio sp. genome. Coding sequences within it:
- the prmC gene encoding peptide chain release factor N(5)-glutamine methyltransferase, with product MRLKQYIDEATEQLTKAGVDSPRLCAEVLARETLKGDPSGSARLFCILEAGRELTAREENDFLALVARRATGQPLAQIIGRKEFYGRDFAVTQHTLIPRPETELIVDNALELLPEERLSFADLGTGTGCIGITLAAERPGWKGILLDICPNAIAVAAQNAERHGVGNRITALRADMCTPPLKPESLRLLVGNPPYIAEAERHMVMDEVLGNEPHSALFSENNGLLHLKAAVDAASLALQNGGWVLLEHGANQADAVHEMLAATGIFKKIENKRDIAQLNRCTLARKGL
- the lon gene encoding endopeptidase La — encoded protein: MNAPETLDHEGSLNTAAQSIPDTLPVLPVRDVVIFNYMILPLFIGRDKSVQAVDAALKNGRHLLVCAQKEETTEDPKPEDLYEVGTVVQVMRMLKMPDSRVKILVQGVSRARVTGYRQVEPFLEARIETLPEQIPVVDATVEALLRSVREQSEKVLTLRGLSSPDVLAVLQGVDDPGRLADLIAANMRMKTADAQRILEAENPIDRLMLVNTQLQREVEVATVQARIQSSAREGMDKAQKDYFLREQLKAIRTELGDKDEDGEEDLENLKQALEKAGLPKDVRKEADKQLRRLSGMHADSSEANVVRTYLDWLVELPWKKLSRDRLDIVHAKEILDEDHCGLDKIKDRILEFLSVRKLNPQSKGPILCFAGPPGVGKTSLGRSIARALGRKFQRLSLGGMHDEAEIRGHRRTYIGAMPGRIIQALKQAGTRNPVIVLDEVDKLGADFRGDPSSALLEVLDPEQNYTFSDHYLNVPFDLSKVMFLCTANHLETIPAALRDRMEVISLPGYTLQEKAQIARKHLLPKKVEDNGLAPKDVELTEEALEKIIREYTREAGLRNLERELSSICRKLARRKAEGKKPPFMVDVADVEKLLGAPRFIEDEKEKKLMPGMALGLAWTPAGGEVLTVEATVMKGKGGLTLTGQLGDVMKESAQAALSYIRSRAEELGVDPGFVSQYDLHVHVPAGATPKDGPSAGVTLTTALISALSGRRVRADLCMTGEITLQGRVLPVGGIKEKILAGVTRGLKHVVIPHQNVKDLEDVPKELLKRIIVHPVHHYDELLPIVFETKGGRGSSTTGKGGKSKMEESTGVAAKGTKAGKTAGARKPKRPAEAGA